Proteins encoded together in one Lathyrus oleraceus cultivar Zhongwan6 chromosome 5, CAAS_Psat_ZW6_1.0, whole genome shotgun sequence window:
- the LOC127080754 gene encoding mini-chromosome maintenance complex-binding protein, translating into MVGPQYDLLANPLGVVRSTFDTAIASGSDPTTLNGRDWGAINLFRHFLSDQSQLSQVPLLTPATIKYVKPNTLVRFRGMIQDMLGNEFYVGTFKDGSVWRTNKFSDISQYPIPSGSSVDNQIWERRLLYCVPIPGLSPWAESTPETDANLSMDCTSDQREKRRRGDDESSDMHVENDEVVEGSPNTKRMREGEGERSSLASQSQGAVPDIAGSCTSLMSGLNGNSTSCIVKIYDTPESELRLNDIFEFVGILTSDLEIQDDCEDRDLLNDFSEDPLHNFPPNKVPRLHCLIHRKLSILDFLQHTPIIEPKPDLVKGIRESLLKHLSAVLGNDDVAAHFMLLHLLSKVQARVDALAVGKFSVNFTCFSKEIASIFGKQLNLAIKNLVPFTHCIPLTVEYLNTASLAPKKNYDKNRLETGVLQLAEGSHLIVDETQLEAGTLNSVGVENASLLKNLMEMQKVDYDFKYYKMEMATDVQLLVLSEGKSNILPADVIVPIRPSATNCSEAVSAETWEAWRWYLGTVRQLPHCMESGMEKMVESDLVDAIQADRSLSIQDFSRWLTMGRLMSLSYGETSMSLEHWQMAKELERLRRERLK; encoded by the exons ATGGTTGGCCCACAATACGATTTACTCGCGAACCCACTCGGCGTCGTCAGATCCACCTTCGACACTGCCATAGCCTCCGGTTCCGATCCCACCACTCTAAACGGCCGCGACTGGGGCGCCATCAATCTCTTCCGCCACTTTCTCTCCGACCAATCACAACTCTCTCAG GTTCCGCTTCTCACCCCAGCTACAATCAAATACGTCAAGCCCAATACTCTTGTTCGATTCCGTGGGATGATTCAGGACATGCTGGGAAACGAATTTTATGTTGGCACTTTTAAG GATGGTTCCGTGTGGAGGACTAACAAGTTTTCAGATATTTCTCAATATCCTATTCCATCTGGTTCCTCTGTTGATAACCAGATCTGGGAACGTCGATTGCTTTACTGTGTTCCG ATTCCGGGATTGAGTCCGTGGGCAGAATCTACACCAGAAACAGATGCTAATCTATCTATGGATTGTACATCTGATCAAAGAGAAAAAAGGAGGAGAGGAGATGATGAGTCATCCGACATGCAT GTTGAGAATGACGAGGTTGTTGAGGGCTCTCCTAATACTAAAAGAATG AGAGAAGGCGAAGGCGAACGCTCTTCCCTTGCCTCTCAATCTCAGGGTGCTGTACCTGACATTGCTGGCTCATGTACGAGTTTAATGTCTGGTCTCAATGGCAACTCAACTAGTTGTATTGTGAAA ATATATGATACGCCAGAGTCTGAACTGAGACTGAATGACATTTTTGAGTTTGTGGGTATCCTTACATCTGATCTAGAGATTCAGGACGACTGTGAAGATAGGGATTTATTGAATGACTTTAGTGAAGATCCATTGCATAATTTCCCACCTAACAAG GTACCACGGCTTCATTGTCTTATTCACAGGAAACTTTCGATTCTGGACTTCCTTCAGCATACACCTATTATAGAG CCAAAACCTGACTTGGTCAAAGGTATCAGGGAGTCTTTGCTAAAACATCTATCAGCTGTTCTAGGCAATGATGATGTAGCTGCTCATTTCATGTTGTTACATCTCCTATCCAAG GTGCAAGCCAGGGTAGATGCTCTTGCTGTTGGAAAGTTTTCAGTAAATTTTACTTGTTTTAGCAAAGAAATTGCGTCTATATTTGGAAAGCAACTAAACCTTGCCATCAAAAACCTCGTGCCTTTCACACATTGCATACCCCTTACAGTGGAATACTTGAACACTGCATCTCTTGCTCCTAAAAAGAATTATGATAAAAATAG ACTAGAAACTGGAGTCTTGCAACTAGCTGAAGGTTCTCATTTAATTGTTGATGAGACACAATTAGAAGCCGGAACTCTCAATTCTGTAGGTGTAGAGAATGCCAGTTTGCTGAAAAATTTAATGGAGATGCAAAAG GTGGATTATGATTTCAAGTACTATAAAATGGAAATGGCAACTGATGTCCAACTGCTAGTTTTGTCTGAGGGGAAATCAAATATCTTGCCAGCTGATGTAATTGTACCTATCCGGCCTTCTGCAACCAATTGCTCAGAAGCTGTGTCAGCAGAAACTTGGGAAGCTTGGAGGTGGTATTTAGGCACTGTTAGACAATTGCCACACTGTATGGAATCAGGAATGGAGAAG ATGGTAGAAAGTGATTTAGTTGACGCAATACAAGCAGATAGGAGCTTGAGTATCCAAGATTTTAGCAG GTGGTTAACAATGGGCCGCCTCATGTCTTTGAGCTATGGTGAGACCAGCATGTCACTAGAACATTGGCAAATGGCCAAGGAATTGGAGAGACTCCGCAGAGAGAGGTTAAAGTGA